A window from Xiphophorus maculatus strain JP 163 A chromosome 17, X_maculatus-5.0-male, whole genome shotgun sequence encodes these proteins:
- the LOC102234862 gene encoding transmembrane protein 168-A-like, translating into MDREDEEEELTVKAAPKEVDVFTSVCCLGYLSSINLLVAVCVGMYVRWEVTSEPMILVIFILGLFVLGIASILQYYFAMEKASLSLFHLWCGFLLGLLCFLNSPALDSNVTELVANYLLVASVAMKAVWAVTERICRSVRYKPMLLSSSEWLELFGFGIASTTMLLSKSAAIVGLVVALGALVVDLRMKSLLALPNLICFALVTSLVFFQALDIPANPYALGCYLGRQLCEPVLDVYFSGLGPSERWMPVLSLGKVWRRLSLFPLCLMEVAFFVLAALKLGHLKLWYLVIPGFCLFGLFGLLWAICHIILLITIWGFHTKLTDCQKAWRAHPSSRRSLDQVMASRGIRHFCLISERLVFFSLLSTVILGAVSWQPSNGLFLSALLVVLPLESLTHGLFQELGSCLGGTCAGYALVIPTIYSSASGQPTLLPPEHVQELNQRSTTMLNNMQRLFTHHMIQSFGCDYSTSGVTLETVQNKLRSFLELRTADGPRHDTYLIFYSGHSQKGTGAWTLAGGESLHLNQLLDTWKEKNAGHGSRLIIVLDTENSLPWVKEVRRAEGVYMAVQGAELPPSRLDPESGDVPLLGDFTSEWVEFNCDPTGDTQWAKKGRTVTATYGVSKHWSDYMLHLPTGSDVAKHWKTHFPRATYPMIHLSNWCCGLNLFWLCSVFLRCFRRCKMAWFPPAVLDTGQGIKLVHS; encoded by the exons ATGGATCgggaggatgaggaagaggagctgacGGTCAAGGCGGCACCGAAGGAGGTGGATGTTTTCACGTCCGTGTGCTGCCTGGGCTACTTGTCCAGCATCAACCTCCTGGTGGCGGTGTGCGTCGGCATGTACGTACGCTGGGAGGTGACGAGCGAACCCATGATCCTGGTCATCTTCATCCTTGGCCTCTTCGTCCTGGGAATCGCCAGCATCCTCCAATACTACTTTGCCATGGAGAAGGCCAGCCTCAGCTTGTTCCACCTGTGGTGTGGCTTCCTGCTGGGACTCCTGTGCTTTCTCAACAGCCCCGCCTTGGATTCGAACGTTACAGAACTTGTTGCCAACTATCTCCTTGTGGCCAGCGTGGCGATGAAGGCGGTGTGGGCCGTAACTGAGCGCATATGCCGCTCCGTCCGCTACAAACCCATGCTGCTGTCGTCGTCTGAGTGGCTCGAGCTGTTTGGATTTGGAATCGCCAGCACCACGATGCTCCTTTCCAAGTCGGCGGCCATTGTTGGCTTGGTAGTAGCTCTGGGAGCTCTCGTTGTGGACTTGAGGATGAAATCCCTTCTGGCTTTGCCCAACTTGATCTGTTTTGCCTTGGTTACTTCTCTTGTGTTCTTTCAGGCCTTAGACATCCCAGCCAACCCTTATGCCTTAGGTTGCTACCTCGGCAGGCAGCTCTGTGAGCCCGTTTTGGACGTGTACTTTAGTGGGCTTGGGCCCAGTGAGCGCTGGATGCCAGTGCTCTCACTAGGGAAGGTATGGAGGAGACTGTCCCTGTTTCCTCTGTGTCTAATGGAGGTGGCCTTCTTCGTCCTCGCTGCCTTAAAG CTTGGCCACTTGAAGCTTTGGTATCTGGTGATCCCCGGCTTCTGCCTGTTTGGCCTGTTTGGCCTTTTATGGGCCATCTGCCACATCATTTTGCTGATCACTATTTGGGGCTTCCACACCAAGCTGACCGACTGCCAGAAAGCCTGGCGGGCCCATCCGTCAAGTAGACGGAGTCTGGACCAGGTCATGGCCTCTCGGGGCATCCGACACTTCTGCCTCATTTCAGAACGCCTCGTCTTCTTTAGTCTGCTGTCGACTGTCATACTGGGAGCTGTGTCGTGGCAG CCCTCCAACGGTCTCTTCCTGAGCGCCCTGCTGGTGGTGTTGCCCTTGGAGTCTCTCACACACGGCCTGTTCCAGGAGCTGGGCAGCTGCCTGGGAGGAACCTGTGCTGGCTACGCACTGGTGATACCTACAATCTACTCCAG TGCCAGCGGCCAGCCCACTCTCCTGCCTCCCGAGCACGTTCAGGAGTTGAATCAACGCTCCACGACCATGCTGAACAACATGCAGCGCCTCTTCACGCACCACATGATCCAGTCGTTCGGCTGCGACTACTCCACCAGCGGCGTTACCTTGGAGACCGTGCAGAACAAGCTCCGCAGCTTTCTGGAGCTCCGGACGGCAGACGGGCCTCGTCACGACACGTATTTGATTTTCTACAGCGGGCATTCTCAGAAAGGCACTGGGGCCTGGACTCTGGCAG GAGGCGAGAGTCTGCACCTGAACCAGCTGCTGGACACCTGGAAGGAGAAGAACGCCGGCCACGGCTCCCGCCTCATCATCGTCCTGGACACGGAGAACTCCCTCCCGTGGGTCAAAGAAGTGCGCAGAGCCGAGGGCGTGTACATGGCGGTGCAGGGGGCCGAGCTGCCGCCCTCCAGGCTCGACCCGGAGTCCGGAGATGTTCCCCTCCTCGGCGACTTCACCTCCGAGTGGGTGGAGTTCAACTGCGACCCGACCGGCGACACCCAGTGGGCCAAAAAGGGCAGGACCGTGACGGCCACGTACGGCGTGTCCAAGCACTGGAGCGACTACATGCTTCACCTACCCACCGGTAGCGACGTGGCCAAGCACTGGAAGACCCACTTCCCCAGGGCCACATATCCCATGATCCACCTGTCCAACTGGTGCTGCGGCCTGAACCTGTTCTGGCTGTGCAGCGTGTTTCTGCGCTGCTTCAGGAGGTGTAAGATGGCCTGGTTCCCTCCAGCCGTTCTGGACACCGGGCAGGGCATTAAACTGGTGCATTCATAG